Proteins encoded together in one Heliomicrobium gestii window:
- a CDS encoding DUF2953 domain-containing protein, which produces MTKLLFWTLMGGVFVIALGVLIIYLPFTMQIRYRRNGEKDDFVVNWLLFGIPFKLINLPKVDVKSEKTPPTILVRLKKLYQRKAHQSEQRVDRFFTVFTSAWPRLKRLLRIIRLEKRNFCLRQLRWETRVGARDALDTALIAGSLWSFKYMLVAWLDRFVDDVDHRPRVNVVPLYGGKRLDVSLDFVFTIRPGHIIVVGLWNAGYFPGNMPKAFDKNRRGPAEGKGERREEKPRDEKPHNERQQEYGVPTIVPPPRRYANRMKQQERKKKVKWRE; this is translated from the coding sequence ATGACCAAGCTGTTGTTCTGGACCCTCATGGGCGGCGTTTTCGTCATTGCCCTGGGGGTCCTCATCATATACCTGCCCTTTACCATGCAAATCCGCTACCGCAGGAACGGCGAAAAGGATGACTTCGTCGTCAACTGGCTGTTGTTTGGCATCCCGTTCAAGCTGATCAACCTGCCGAAGGTTGACGTAAAATCGGAAAAAACACCGCCGACCATTTTGGTTCGTCTCAAGAAGCTCTACCAGCGAAAAGCCCATCAATCAGAACAGCGGGTTGACCGTTTCTTCACCGTCTTCACATCGGCCTGGCCGCGACTGAAGCGGCTCCTCCGGATCATTCGTCTGGAAAAACGCAATTTTTGCCTGCGCCAGCTGCGCTGGGAGACCCGCGTCGGCGCTCGGGACGCCTTGGATACGGCGCTGATCGCAGGCAGCCTTTGGTCATTCAAATATATGCTGGTGGCCTGGTTGGATCGGTTCGTCGACGACGTAGACCACCGGCCGAGGGTGAATGTGGTGCCCCTCTATGGGGGCAAACGGCTGGACGTTTCTTTGGATTTTGTATTCACCATCCGGCCCGGTCACATTATCGTCGTCGGTTTATGGAATGCCGGTTACTTCCCCGGCAACATGCCGAAAGCTTTTGACAAAAACCGTCGAGGGCCGGCGGAAGGCAAGGGGGAGCGGCGCGAAGAGAAGCCACGCGATGAGAAGCCTCACAATGAAAGGCAGCAGGAATACGGCGTTCCGACCATCGTTCCCCCGCCTCGACGCTACGCCAACCGGATGAAGCAACAAGAGAGAAAAAAGAAGGTCAAGTGGAGAGAATAG
- a CDS encoding methyl-accepting chemotaxis protein, with the protein MEWKALEKYGSTKTLQVGELLFREGEEGKEMFLLLQGAIEVYVERNEKKITLAVLREGTTFGEMTLLERMPRSANAKAIEYTKLLVLDEPSFRDVIREQGDFSWMLMKELSSRIRSNNLDVIQRIGQDLQDAAHQLGEYAHQITGMVTRVVESSKEIETNQSLLFQDIQEVSKLAEKISKSFDFVRTIANQTKILGINASIESARSGEQGKGFAVVAREVRQLSELSKNNAEETRKLLTDIEGRVKNISHSSEKSSTQCQKQTTENQQIEALIEEVLKLSERLVQIATTL; encoded by the coding sequence GTGGAATGGAAGGCGTTAGAAAAATACGGTTCAACGAAGACCTTGCAAGTCGGTGAACTTCTCTTTCGAGAAGGTGAAGAGGGAAAAGAGATGTTCCTCCTGTTGCAGGGCGCCATCGAGGTTTACGTCGAGAGGAATGAAAAAAAGATCACCCTGGCTGTGCTTCGGGAAGGAACGACCTTTGGCGAAATGACGCTCTTGGAGAGAATGCCGCGAAGCGCCAACGCCAAGGCGATCGAATACACGAAGCTATTGGTGCTTGATGAACCGAGTTTTCGCGATGTGATCCGGGAACAAGGGGACTTTTCCTGGATGCTGATGAAGGAGTTATCGTCTCGCATTCGCAGCAATAATCTCGATGTGATTCAACGAATCGGACAAGACCTGCAAGATGCGGCCCACCAATTAGGGGAGTATGCTCATCAAATTACCGGTATGGTGACGAGAGTCGTCGAATCGTCCAAGGAAATCGAAACAAACCAATCCCTCCTGTTTCAGGATATACAAGAAGTATCAAAGTTGGCCGAGAAAATCAGTAAATCCTTTGACTTTGTGCGGACCATCGCGAATCAAACGAAGATCCTCGGCATCAATGCTTCCATTGAGTCGGCGCGAAGCGGGGAACAGGGGAAGGGATTCGCCGTCGTCGCCCGCGAAGTTCGTCAACTCTCTGAGCTATCGAAAAATAACGCCGAAGAGACGCGAAAGTTGCTTACCGACATAGAAGGTCGAGTAAAAAATATCAGCCATTCTTCTGAAAAGAGTTCCACGCAGTGCCAGAAGCAAACGACGGAAAACCAACAAATCGAAGCGCTGATCGAAGAGGTCTTGAAGTTATCGGAACGTTTGGTTCAGATAGCAACGACGTTATGA
- the scpB gene encoding SMC-Scp complex subunit ScpB: MFPNSMSRVIEALLFVSSDPLSVEALAEATGFAEEEVRELLAALKAEYDGQERGWQLEEVAGGFRLSTRAEFAPYIERLLRAPQQGLSNAALETLSIIAYHQPVTRAEIEQIRGVKADRSLATLLGKNLIQEVGRKEALGRPILYGTTDSFLRHFGLRSMEDLPKLEEVFLQEELPLTERGDHINPEV; the protein is encoded by the coding sequence ATGTTTCCCAATTCGATGAGCCGCGTGATCGAGGCGCTCTTGTTTGTCTCCAGCGACCCCCTTTCGGTGGAGGCGCTGGCAGAGGCGACAGGGTTTGCCGAAGAGGAGGTGCGGGAACTGCTCGCCGCGCTCAAGGCCGAGTATGACGGGCAGGAGCGGGGGTGGCAGTTGGAGGAGGTGGCCGGCGGGTTTCGCCTGTCCACACGGGCCGAGTTCGCCCCCTACATCGAACGGCTGCTGCGAGCGCCCCAGCAAGGCCTCTCCAACGCCGCCCTGGAGACGCTCTCCATCATCGCCTACCACCAGCCGGTCACCCGCGCAGAGATCGAGCAGATCCGGGGTGTAAAGGCCGATCGCTCCCTGGCTACGTTGCTCGGCAAAAACTTGATCCAAGAGGTAGGGCGTAAAGAGGCGCTGGGCCGTCCCATCCTTTATGGGACCACAGACAGCTTCCTGCGCCATTTTGGCCTGCGCAGCATGGAGGACCTGCCCAAGCTGGAGGAGGTCTTCCTCCAGGAGGAACTGCCCCTAACGGAACGCGGGGATCACATCAATCCGGAGGTATGA
- a CDS encoding segregation and condensation protein A, with amino-acid sequence MAYQVSLPVFEGPFDLLVHLIEKNQVNIYDIPIAQIAAEYLAYLQQMDELDLETASAFLLMAAQLLAIKARMLLPKPPKAETADEGEEAEDPRQELVDRLIEYRRYKAVAELLKEREVDCNRVYGRVVDPATLAHLFGEENPLEGVMVGDLLAALRKVLSRQDKEEPVADIPREEISVQARMQELIASITQRPPEEPIAFSSLFAGRWRPSDIIVTFLAMLELVRLKKVRVLQREALDEIYLLASNI; translated from the coding sequence ATGGCATACCAGGTCAGCCTGCCGGTTTTTGAGGGCCCCTTTGACCTGCTCGTCCACCTGATCGAGAAAAACCAGGTCAACATCTACGACATCCCCATCGCGCAGATCGCCGCCGAATACCTGGCCTACCTGCAGCAGATGGACGAGCTCGATCTGGAGACGGCCAGCGCCTTTTTGCTGATGGCGGCCCAACTGCTGGCGATCAAGGCGCGCATGCTCCTGCCCAAGCCGCCCAAAGCGGAGACGGCAGACGAGGGCGAAGAGGCGGAAGATCCGCGCCAGGAACTGGTCGATCGCCTGATCGAGTATCGCCGCTACAAGGCGGTGGCGGAACTGCTCAAGGAGCGGGAAGTCGACTGCAACCGCGTCTACGGCCGAGTCGTCGACCCCGCCACCCTGGCCCACCTCTTCGGCGAGGAAAACCCGCTGGAAGGGGTGATGGTGGGCGATCTGCTGGCAGCCTTGCGCAAGGTCTTGAGCCGCCAGGACAAGGAAGAGCCTGTCGCCGACATCCCCCGCGAGGAGATCTCCGTCCAGGCGCGGATGCAGGAACTGATCGCCTCGATCACCCAGCGGCCGCCTGAGGAACCGATCGCCTTTTCCAGTCTCTTTGCCGGGCGATGGCGTCCCTCCGACATCATCGTCACCTTCCTGGCCATGCTGGAACTGGTGCGGCTGAAAAAGGTGCGCGTGCTTCAGCGGGAGGCGCTGGATGAGATCTATCTCTTGGCCTCGAACATCTAG
- a CDS encoding cyclodeaminase/cyclohydrolase family protein, translating into MSDIFERPLRNVIEQAASASPTPGGGSVSAITGAFGASMAAMVANLTVGKEKYKDVEPQALEQVKRLEGIMARLEGLVQADMDAFEAFMAVYKLPKDTDEQKAARAKARQAAAIEATEVPLAIGDACLEALEAAVGLAAIGNSTAISDVGVGAYLAEASLKGALLSVDINLPAINDSEFVNNAKARRERLIAEAERLRAEAIAVVGKRIQG; encoded by the coding sequence ATGAGTGACATCTTTGAACGGCCGCTGCGGAACGTCATCGAGCAGGCCGCATCGGCGTCACCGACGCCGGGAGGCGGCTCCGTCTCGGCCATCACCGGCGCCTTTGGCGCGTCCATGGCGGCGATGGTCGCCAACCTGACTGTGGGGAAGGAAAAATACAAAGACGTAGAGCCGCAGGCGCTGGAACAGGTAAAGCGGCTGGAGGGGATCATGGCGCGGCTGGAAGGGCTTGTCCAGGCTGACATGGATGCTTTTGAAGCCTTTATGGCGGTCTACAAGCTGCCGAAAGACACAGACGAGCAAAAAGCGGCGCGGGCGAAAGCCCGCCAGGCGGCGGCGATCGAGGCCACCGAGGTGCCTCTGGCCATCGGCGACGCCTGTCTCGAGGCATTGGAGGCGGCTGTCGGACTGGCCGCCATCGGCAATAGCACGGCCATCTCTGACGTGGGCGTCGGCGCCTACCTGGCCGAAGCGTCCCTGAAGGGCGCCCTGCTCAGTGTGGACATCAACCTGCCCGCCATCAATGACAGCGAGTTTGTGAACAACGCGAAAGCTCGGCGGGAGCGGCTGATCGCCGAAGCGGAGCGACTGCGCGCCGAGGCGATCGCCGTCGTCGGGAAACGGATTCAGGGATAA
- a CDS encoding bifunctional 5,10-methylenetetrahydrofolate dehydrogenase/5,10-methenyltetrahydrofolate cyclohydrolase, whose amino-acid sequence MTAQYIDGKAIAAQLRAEIKTEVSALQEKGIVPKLAVILAGDDPASVVYARSKEKAAANLGIAFELFTLPGDTAEADLLALIDRLNADAGVHGIMVELPLPKQIAKEKVMEAIHPLKDVDGVHPLNRGYLMAGQPGLVPATPMSCIELLERSGIELSGKRVVIIGRGETVGKPLFFLLLQRNATVTVCHTRTKDLAAEVRRAEIVIAAAGKAGLVTGEMIAPGAVVIDAGINEGADGNIVGDVKTEEAAERASLISPVPGGVGACTTALLFRNVLLGLKLQGGTEHE is encoded by the coding sequence GTGACGGCTCAATACATCGACGGCAAGGCCATCGCCGCCCAACTGCGGGCGGAAATCAAAACAGAGGTCAGCGCCCTCCAGGAGAAAGGGATCGTGCCCAAACTGGCCGTCATCCTGGCCGGCGACGATCCGGCTTCGGTGGTCTACGCCCGTTCCAAGGAAAAGGCGGCGGCCAACCTGGGCATCGCCTTTGAACTGTTCACATTGCCTGGCGACACGGCGGAGGCCGACCTCCTGGCCCTCATCGACCGGCTAAACGCCGACGCCGGCGTCCACGGGATCATGGTTGAACTCCCCCTGCCCAAACAGATCGCCAAAGAGAAGGTGATGGAGGCGATCCATCCCCTCAAAGATGTAGACGGCGTCCATCCCCTCAACCGGGGCTATCTCATGGCCGGACAGCCTGGACTCGTGCCGGCGACGCCCATGAGTTGCATCGAACTGCTGGAGCGATCCGGTATCGAACTGTCGGGCAAGCGTGTCGTGATCATCGGACGGGGCGAGACGGTGGGCAAGCCGCTCTTTTTCCTGCTTCTTCAGCGCAACGCCACCGTGACCGTCTGTCACACCCGCACGAAGGATCTGGCTGCTGAGGTGCGCCGCGCCGAGATCGTCATCGCCGCCGCTGGCAAGGCCGGACTGGTGACAGGAGAGATGATCGCGCCGGGGGCGGTGGTCATCGACGCCGGGATCAATGAAGGCGCTGACGGAAACATTGTCGGCGATGTGAAGACCGAAGAGGCGGCTGAGCGGGCGTCGCTGATCTCGCCGGTTCCCGGCGGTGTCGGCGCGTGCACGACGGCGTTGCTCTTCCGCAATGTCCTGCTCGGGTTGAAGCTGCAAGGAGGAACGGAACATGAGTGA
- a CDS encoding alpha/beta fold hydrolase codes for MQPERRQLTLPGIHLSYLEWKGKGNEPLLLLHGLGDHALIWTPLAERLVDRFHIVAPDMRGHGESDKPDSGYTFRQVIADLEGLMDHLGWQDAHILGHSWTGKLAPLWAREHKARFRSMLLVDPIFIVKMPAIMKLSFPILFRVLDSLKGMGPFGSYAEAETLAKGLRQYQGWSDHQQMVFREGLEQKPDGRWGSKFVVPARNQIFDDVMRVAGLTEPITVPTLFVQPEKGVNRADFQMKPYITYLKNLDVRTIVGNHWPMLVEPETFNRTVEEFLVKQLSQRA; via the coding sequence ATGCAGCCTGAACGCCGACAACTGACGCTGCCTGGGATACACCTCTCTTACCTGGAATGGAAGGGGAAGGGGAACGAGCCGCTCCTGCTCCTGCACGGTTTGGGCGACCATGCCCTGATCTGGACGCCCCTGGCCGAGCGGCTCGTCGACCGTTTTCACATCGTCGCGCCCGATATGCGCGGCCACGGCGAGAGTGACAAACCGGACAGCGGCTACACCTTTCGCCAGGTCATCGCTGACTTGGAAGGCTTGATGGACCACCTGGGCTGGCAGGACGCCCACATCCTCGGCCATTCCTGGACCGGCAAACTGGCGCCCCTCTGGGCCCGAGAGCACAAGGCGCGCTTTCGGAGCATGCTCCTTGTCGACCCGATCTTCATCGTCAAGATGCCGGCGATCATGAAACTGTCCTTCCCGATCCTTTTTCGCGTCCTCGACAGCCTAAAAGGCATGGGCCCCTTTGGCAGCTATGCCGAGGCGGAAACCCTGGCGAAGGGATTGCGGCAGTACCAGGGGTGGAGCGACCACCAGCAGATGGTCTTCCGGGAAGGACTGGAGCAAAAACCCGATGGCCGCTGGGGCAGCAAATTCGTCGTGCCGGCCCGCAACCAGATCTTCGATGACGTCATGCGTGTCGCCGGCCTGACCGAGCCGATCACCGTGCCGACCCTGTTCGTCCAACCGGAAAAAGGCGTCAACCGCGCTGATTTTCAGATGAAGCCCTACATAACCTACCTGAAGAACCTGGATGTGCGCACCATCGTCGGCAACCACTGGCCCATGCTGGTGGAGCCGGAGACCTTCAACCGGACGGTAGAGGAGTTTCTCGTAAAGCAGTTGTCGCAGCGAGCATAG
- the ytfJ gene encoding GerW family sporulation protein, producing MRTAMESIKAMVDVNTVVGDAVEAPDGSLIIPVSRVACGFAVGGSEFSDHKPEIPDTESVLPFGGGSGAGVSVQPVGFLVVHGGTVRLLPVDGNAVMDRLIDLAPQVLDRIRDMVADKEEEKEECLEECHEADERAH from the coding sequence ATGAGGACGGCCATGGAGAGCATCAAAGCGATGGTCGACGTGAATACGGTAGTTGGTGATGCCGTGGAAGCCCCGGATGGCAGTTTGATCATCCCAGTATCGCGCGTCGCCTGTGGATTTGCCGTCGGGGGTTCCGAATTCTCCGACCATAAGCCCGAAATTCCTGACACGGAATCGGTGCTTCCCTTTGGCGGCGGCAGCGGCGCCGGCGTCTCGGTTCAACCGGTCGGCTTCCTCGTCGTCCACGGCGGAACTGTTCGCCTGTTGCCCGTTGACGGCAATGCCGTGATGGATCGATTGATCGATCTGGCGCCGCAGGTGCTGGATCGCATCCGGGACATGGTCGCCGATAAAGAGGAGGAAAAGGAAGAGTGTCTCGAAGAGTGCCATGAGGCAGACGAGAGGGCTCACTAA